GACCATGCCATGGCCGGTGCGGCGCAAATATGTGCTCCCGAGCGAAGTCTTCGGGATCGAAGATTACGACCAAGAATACTATACGATTGCCTTGCTGGCCCTCGCCGAGAGAAATTTGACCGGCATCGCCACGGCCAATCCGTCAACGATCGTTCGCGTCATTTCGACAATCGCCGAGAGGTGGGAGGATTTGCTTGCCGACATAGAAGCGGGGACGATTTCGGACAACGCTCTGCTCTCCACCGCCCAGCGCACGGCGATCCTAGGGCGGATGATTTCCGACCCGGAGAGAGCCGATACGCTGTCCGCGCGACGCCGGTCCGGAACCCCGGTCATGATCAAGGATCTGTGGCCCGACCTCAGAGCCGTCGTCACGTGGACGCGGGGAAATTCGGCCATTCCCTTGGCTGCGCTCAGCCGACAATTCCCGGCCGCCACCAAAGTCATAGACGCCGGCTACATCGCCAGCGAACTGCGCGCGACGATCGCGGTCAATCCGTCGGAAGACGGCACGATGCCGCTTTTGAATGAACATTTCTTGGAATTCGTCGAGCGCAACGAGCGCGGATCCGGGGGCGGAGATTTCAAAACCGTCGACCGCCTGGAAGGCGGGCGCCAATATTATGTTTTCGTGACCACCGGTGATGGGCTCTACCGCTACGACATGAATGACATCGTAGAGGTGACGGGCCGGTTCAACGCGACGCCGCTTCTGTCATTCGTGCAAAAGGGGCAGGGCATAACCAACATCACCGGAGAAAAGCTTTCGGAAGCGCAAGTCATCGAAGCGGTGACCGCGGCCGCGAAGCAATTTTCCTTGAGCCCGGCATTTCTCCTGATGCTGGCCGACGCCGAGCATGCGACCTACCGCCTCTATGTCGAGGCGGAGGCCGGCCGGCCGGCGACGGATGAATTCGCCGGGATCGTCGAGGTGCAATTGCAGGCGCTCAATATCGAATATCGCGAGAAGCGCCGAAGCGGCAGACTGTGCCCGGTCGTCTGCCGCTGGCTCCGTGTCGGGACGGCGGCGGACTATCGTCGATTTTGCGTCGCCGGCGGACAGCAGGACGCCCAGTTCAAAATACTGGCATTGCAAAATCGCCGGGATCTGACCTTCGACATAGATCGCCACGTGGCATCGGGAATATGAGACTCGCGGCCCTTGAATTGCGCCGATTCGCGGTCCGGTTTCGCACCCCCGTGGCCCACGCGGCCGCGACCCGCCGGCAGACGAGCAACATTATCGTCATCGCCCGGGGCGCCGACGGATCCGTGGGCTTCGGCGAGGGCTGTCCGCGGCCCTACGTGACCGGGGAGAGCGAGCACAGCGCCGCTTCCTTCGTTGCCGCGGCCGCCGATGATGTGATCGCCAACGTCACCGATCTTGACGATCTCCGCGCGTGGATCGACGCCCATGAAGCGGATATCGATGACAACCCCGCCGCGTTTGCGGCTTTGGAGCTGGCGATACTCGATTTGCTGGCGCGGCAGGATACACAACCCGTTGAGACGCTTCTTGGCCTACTTGGACCAACGCGGGCGTTCCGCTACTCGGCGGTGGTCGGAGACAGCAGCGCG
This portion of the Alphaproteobacteria bacterium genome encodes:
- a CDS encoding GH3 auxin-responsive promoter family protein, producing MIPNFLSAAALGLAMTAVRWTSWRRLMAASKQPSDAQAAVLRSILRRQAETTFGREHGFSTVADHADFARQVPVQTYETLAPLIARQRTTGEPALTMEPPVRYARTSGTTGEPKLLPLTAGGIEQARRLQRVFAFPLFRDTAMFDGRILGIGGAAIEDEVDPGLPIGSVTGHIYATMPWPVRRKYVLPSEVFGIEDYDQEYYTIALLALAERNLTGIATANPSTIVRVISTIAERWEDLLADIEAGTISDNALLSTAQRTAILGRMISDPERADTLSARRRSGTPVMIKDLWPDLRAVVTWTRGNSAIPLAALSRQFPAATKVIDAGYIASELRATIAVNPSEDGTMPLLNEHFLEFVERNERGSGGGDFKTVDRLEGGRQYYVFVTTGDGLYRYDMNDIVEVTGRFNATPLLSFVQKGQGITNITGEKLSEAQVIEAVTAAAKQFSLSPAFLLMLADAEHATYRLYVEAEAGRPATDEFAGIVEVQLQALNIEYREKRRSGRLCPVVCRWLRVGTAADYRRFCVAGGQQDAQFKILALQNRRDLTFDIDRHVASGI